The Gemmatimonadota bacterium nucleotide sequence CAGCATGCGCCAGGCGTCTTCCGGCTGCTCGAACCCGGAGGTGCGCAGGTGGTCGGATACCGCGGCCGGCAACGGCGAGGAAAGCGCGCCGCGGTCAAATGTGAGGGTCGTCATGGTCGTGACCTGAAAAAGACCGCGCCTCCCCGCGTCGAAACGGAGGAGGCGCGCGTTACGATGAAACGCTACAGCACTACGATCCGGACTAGATGTCGTAGTAGAGACCGAACTCCCACGGGTGCGGACGCAGGCGAATCTGGTCCAGCTCGTTCTCCCGCTTGTAGTCGAGATAGGTCTCGACCAGGTCCGGCGTGAACACGTCGCCCTTGAGGAGGTATTCGTGATCGTCCTCCAGGGCGTCCAGCGCCTCGCCGAGGTCCTGCGGGGTGTGGGACACTTCCGCGGCCTGTTCCGGCTCGAGATCGTAGAGGTCGAGGTCGATCGGCTCCGGCGGCTCGATCCGGTTCTCGATACCGTCCAGGCCGGCCATCATCATGGCCGTGAACGCCAGATAGGGATTGGCGCCCGGATCCGGCGTACGGAACTCGATCCGCTTGGCCTTCTCGCTCTTCGAATACATGGGGATCCGCACGCAGGCGCTTCGGTTGCGCTGCGAGTAGATCAGGTTGATCGGCGCTTCGTAACCCGGGACGAGCCTCCGGTAGGAGTTCGTCGTCGGCGCGGCGAAGGCCAGCACGGACGCGCAGTGATGGAGCAGGCCGCCGATGTAGTGCCGGGCCATGTCGCTCAGGTCGGCGTACGTGCCGGCCTCGAAGAAGAGGTTCTTGCCTTCCTTCCAGAGGCTCTGGTGCACGTGCATGCCCGAGCCGTTGTCCTCGAAGATCGGCTTCGGCATGAAGGTCACCGTCTTGCCCGCCTGCCGGGCGACGTTCTTGACGATGTACTTGTACATGAGCAGGTCGTCGGACATGCGCAGCAGCGTGTTGAAGCGGATGTCGATCTCGGCCTGCCCCGCCGTGCCCACCTCGTGGTGGTGCACTTCCGACTCGATGCCCATGCTCCGGAGCGTCAGCACCATGCGCGTGCGCAGGTCCTGGTGGGTGTCGGACGGCGGCACGGGGAAATACCCGCGCTTATAGGGAATCTTGTTGCCGAGGTTGGGACTCTCGGCGCGTCCCGTGTTCCACCAGCCCTCGCCGGCGTCGATCCGGTGGAAGCTGGCGTTCGGCTTCTGGGCGAACCGCACGTCGTCGAAGATGTAGAACTCGGCTTCCGGACCGAAGTAGGCCGTGTCCGCGATGCCCACGGACTGCATGTAGGCCTCGGCCTTCTGGGCGACGTACCGCGGGTCGCGTGTATACATCTCAAGCGTCACCGGGTCCTTGACATTGCAGACCAGGATCAGCGTCTTCGCCTCCATGAAGGGATCGATCTTGGCCGACAGCGGGTCCGGGATCAGGATCATGTCGCTCTTGTCGATGGTCTGGAATCCCCGGACGCTCGAACCGTCGAACCCGACGCCTTCCTCGAAAGTATCTTCTTCCAGCGTTTCGATCGGCGCCGAGAAATGCTGCCAGGTTCCCGGTACGTCGATGAACCGGAAGTCGACCATTTCCGCGCCCTGGTCCCTTGCGAATGCAATTACATCGATTGGGGTCACGAGTATTGCTCCTCCCTGTTGATTATCCGATGAATCGGTGACCGGGAACCCGGTCCCGGAAAGGACCAGGCAGATCCGCCGGATCACCGCGTCGATTTGCACCTCTTCGTACACGTAGTCACTGGAACAACCTAGCAAATTTAATGTACACGGTCATTGTTT carries:
- the glnA gene encoding type I glutamate--ammonia ligase — protein: MTPIDVIAFARDQGAEMVDFRFIDVPGTWQHFSAPIETLEEDTFEEGVGFDGSSVRGFQTIDKSDMILIPDPLSAKIDPFMEAKTLILVCNVKDPVTLEMYTRDPRYVAQKAEAYMQSVGIADTAYFGPEAEFYIFDDVRFAQKPNASFHRIDAGEGWWNTGRAESPNLGNKIPYKRGYFPVPPSDTHQDLRTRMVLTLRSMGIESEVHHHEVGTAGQAEIDIRFNTLLRMSDDLLMYKYIVKNVARQAGKTVTFMPKPIFEDNGSGMHVHQSLWKEGKNLFFEAGTYADLSDMARHYIGGLLHHCASVLAFAAPTTNSYRRLVPGYEAPINLIYSQRNRSACVRIPMYSKSEKAKRIEFRTPDPGANPYLAFTAMMMAGLDGIENRIEPPEPIDLDLYDLEPEQAAEVSHTPQDLGEALDALEDDHEYLLKGDVFTPDLVETYLDYKRENELDQIRLRPHPWEFGLYYDI